One Solanum stenotomum isolate F172 unplaced genomic scaffold, ASM1918654v1 scaffold30406, whole genome shotgun sequence DNA segment encodes these proteins:
- the LOC125851884 gene encoding late embryogenesis abundant protein 3-like — protein MGYGYFLTKVFQHLNIPVEKGKIGTAKQSFSLTTLVECECIEGKTGPLSKISQLIIEQDQLKHELEEMIVRSEGPSTAEVNKLRKKNDALLAQNVALQEKLIKDNDEANAKLTLGATKVLPADKSATRQDAEGVVGAELRNKQDMSTTPGGVAASVTVAARMNERSQQQS, from the exons ATGGGTTATGGCTATTTCTTGACTAAGGTGTTTCAACATCTGAACATTCCAGTagaaaagggtaaaattggaactGCCAAGCAATCTTTCTCTCTGACTACTCTGGTGGAATGTGAGTGCATTGAAGGAAAGACTGGTCCACTGAGCAAGATATCTCAGTTGATAATTGAACAAGATCAGTTGAAGCACGAGCTAGAGGAGATGATTGTGCGT TCTGAGGGGCCTAGTACTGCAGAGGTCAACAAGCTGAGAAAGAAGAATGATGCGCTCCTGGCTCAAAATGTTGCCTTACAAGAGAAATTGATCAAGGATAATGATGAAGCAAATGCTAAGCTTACTCTT GGTGCTACTAAGGTGTTGCCCGCGGATAAGTCAGCGACGAGGCAGGATGCAGAAGGAGTGGTAGGAGCGGAGCTACGGAACAAACAAGACATGTCCACCACTCCTGGTGGAGTAGCTGCTTCTGTGACTGTAGCTGCCCGGATGAATGAAAGGAGTCAACAACAATCCTAA